One Elusimicrobiota bacterium genomic region harbors:
- a CDS encoding tetratricopeptide repeat protein: MKDKDSSLEIDSKNEIDLIEMGKFYFLSEKYDEAISEFEKVIKINPKSADAYFNMGIVKEAKNDIDGAKKMFEKTLEIKPDHKTAKKHLDKLVGI, from the coding sequence ATGAAAGATAAAGATTCAAGTTTAGAAATTGATTCAAAAAATGAAATTGATTTGATTGAGATGGGCAAGTTTTATTTTTTGAGTGAAAAATATGATGAGGCAATTTCGGAATTTGAAAAGGTTATAAAAATAAATCCTAAAAGTGCGGATGCATATTTTAACATGGGGATTGTCAAGGAAGCTAAGAATGATATTGATGGTGCAAAGAAAATGTTTGAAAAAACCCTTGAAATAAAGCCGGACCATAAAACGGCAAAAAAACATCTTGATAAGCTGGTAGGAATATGA
- a CDS encoding TrkA family potassium uptake protein — MKQVAVIGLGTFGVAVAKELSDKGVQVLAIDTNEQKVQDISTFVTQSIVADSTDEKTMKELGLHDCETVVVATGDNREASIMTTLILKKLGIKHIIVKGLDPLHSRVLQKIGADRIVFPERDMGIKLAEMLISPNIIEEIELSPEYNLAEIIVPKEFINKTIKDLDIRAKYKLHIIGIKRKIPYVKDDGDTDFKEELIIAPSASDILQDGDTIVIIGTYTDIDRVKKI, encoded by the coding sequence ATGAAACAAGTAGCAGTGATCGGGCTTGGAACTTTCGGTGTGGCAGTTGCAAAGGAACTTTCTGATAAAGGAGTCCAAGTATTAGCTATTGATACAAACGAGCAGAAAGTACAAGATATTTCTACATTTGTAACACAATCAATTGTTGCAGATTCTACTGATGAGAAAACGATGAAAGAATTAGGATTACATGATTGCGAGACAGTGGTTGTTGCTACAGGGGATAATCGTGAAGCAAGTATTATGACTACCTTAATATTGAAAAAATTAGGCATAAAACATATTATAGTAAAAGGACTTGACCCGCTGCATTCAAGAGTACTCCAAAAGATTGGTGCTGATAGAATTGTTTTTCCGGAAAGAGATATGGGAATAAAACTTGCTGAAATGCTGATATCACCCAATATTATAGAAGAGATAGAACTTTCACCTGAATATAATTTAGCTGAAATAATAGTTCCTAAAGAATTTATTAATAAAACGATTAAAGATTTGGATATCAGAGCTAAGTATAAATTACATATTATAGGAATAAAAAGGAAAATACCATATGTAAAAGATGATGGTGATACCGATTTCAAAGAGGAATTGATTATTGCTCCTTCTGCATCAGATATTTTACAGGATGGTGATACAATAGTTATTATTGGGACTTATACTGATATCGATAGGGTGAAAAAGATATGA